A genome region from Chryseobacterium indicum includes the following:
- a CDS encoding polyamine aminopropyltransferase codes for MDKKRIPLELLLMFSVFVIATCGLIYELVAGALASYLLGDSVKQFSFIIGVYLFSMGVGSYFAKFIKGNLIDKFIEIEILVGIIGGISSVVLFILFNTLAHFEAVLYLFVFFTGCLVGVEIPLLMNILKDRVQFKDLVSNVFAFDYIGALLASILFPLVLIPQLGIVKTPLFFGLVNISIAIFLCFYLKNELSKPVSLRVKSIGAFLLLVILFIFSDRILSFSEEKLYGENVVYTKSSPYQRIVLTRNSREFRLYLNNNLQFSSVDEYRYHEALVHPAMSMAKKIDHILILGGGDGFAVREVLKYKEVKDITLVDLDGEMTDFFRNNETMRQLNQSSLSNPKLKVINKDAYIWVKENSKKYDIIIIDFPDPSNYSLGKLYSLQFYKELERLTTLDTKIVVQTTSPYFAPKSFWCIEKTINQIFPFTSAYHTYVPSFGEWGFSMASFEPINNKIYRKIPNLKFYDYNFSQLSYFTKDMKTKDIEVNRLDNQILVRYFDEEWGKVQ; via the coding sequence CTTTGGCGAGCTACCTTTTGGGCGATTCTGTGAAGCAGTTTTCCTTCATCATCGGAGTTTATCTTTTTTCGATGGGAGTCGGATCCTATTTTGCCAAATTCATCAAAGGAAATTTAATTGATAAATTCATAGAAATTGAAATTCTGGTCGGAATCATAGGCGGAATAAGTTCTGTGGTTTTATTTATTCTGTTTAACACTTTGGCTCATTTTGAAGCCGTGCTGTATCTTTTTGTCTTTTTTACGGGATGTTTGGTCGGAGTAGAAATTCCGTTGTTGATGAACATTCTAAAAGACAGGGTTCAGTTCAAAGATTTGGTATCCAATGTTTTCGCTTTTGATTATATCGGAGCTTTACTGGCTTCTATTCTGTTTCCTTTAGTGTTGATTCCGCAGTTGGGAATCGTAAAAACGCCTTTGTTTTTTGGCTTGGTTAATATTTCAATTGCCATATTTTTGTGCTTTTACCTGAAAAATGAACTTTCAAAACCAGTTTCATTAAGAGTTAAATCAATCGGAGCCTTTCTTTTGCTTGTTATTCTCTTTATTTTTTCGGACAGAATTTTATCATTTTCAGAAGAAAAATTATATGGTGAAAATGTCGTTTACACCAAAAGTTCGCCCTACCAAAGAATCGTTTTAACCCGAAACAGCCGCGAATTCAGATTATATCTGAATAATAATTTACAGTTTTCTTCAGTAGACGAATACCGTTATCACGAAGCGTTGGTTCATCCTGCGATGTCGATGGCTAAAAAGATTGATCATATTTTAATTCTCGGCGGTGGAGACGGTTTTGCAGTTCGTGAAGTTTTAAAATACAAAGAAGTAAAAGACATCACCTTGGTCGATTTAGACGGAGAAATGACGGATTTTTTCAGGAATAATGAAACCATGCGCCAATTGAATCAAAGTTCTTTATCCAATCCAAAACTGAAAGTAATCAACAAAGATGCTTATATCTGGGTAAAAGAAAACTCTAAAAAGTACGATATCATCATTATTGATTTTCCTGATCCTTCCAATTACAGTTTAGGAAAATTATATTCTTTACAGTTTTACAAAGAGCTGGAAAGACTAACTACTTTAGACACAAAGATTGTGGTACAGACTACTTCTCCTTACTTTGCCCCGAAATCTTTCTGGTGTATTGAGAAAACAATTAATCAAATTTTTCCTTTTACTTCCGCTTATCACACGTATGTTCCGTCATTCGGAGAATGGGGATTTTCAATGGCTTCTTTTGAACCGATCAACAATAAAATCTATCGTAAAATTCCGAATTTGAAATTTTATGATTATAATTTTTCACAACTCTCTTACTTTACGAAAGATATGAAAACCAAAGATATCGAAGTCAATCGATTGGATAACCAGATTTTAGTACGGTATTTTGATGAAGAATGGGGTAAAGTTCAATAG